One region of Camelina sativa cultivar DH55 chromosome 6, Cs, whole genome shotgun sequence genomic DNA includes:
- the LOC104791835 gene encoding serine/arginine-rich SC35-like splicing factor SCL30 isoform X2: MRRYSPPYYSPPRRGYGGRGRSPPPPPRRGYGGGRKGSSHGSLLVRNIPLDCRPEELRAPFERFGPVRDVYIPRDYYSGEPRGFAFVEFVDAYDAGEAQRSMNRRIFAGREITVVVASESRKRPEEMRVKTRTRSREPSGSRGRSRSRSISRSRSPRRPSDSRSRYRSRSYSPAPRRRGADYSPSPRRRQEERPRSPPRGPRGEEDVKYSRRSYSPGYEGDAAPEKDRNGDNEIREKPGYEPEERRRGGRAVSRSPSGSRSRSVEASPR; encoded by the exons ATGAGGAGATACAGTCCGCCTTATTACAGCCCTCCAAGGAGAGGATATGGTGGTCGTGGTAGAagtccacctcctcctcctcgacGTGGATATGGTGGTGGACGTAAAGGCTCTAGCCATGGTAGTCTCTTGGTTCGTAACATTCCTCTTGATTGCAG ACCAGAAGAGCTTCGTGCGCCCTTTGAGAGGTTTGGACCTGTGAGAGATGTCTATATCCCGAGAGACTATTACTCTGG GGAACCGCGGGGGTTTGCCTTTGTGGAGTTTGTTGATGCATATGATGCTGGGGAGGCTCAAAGAAGCATGAACAGGAGGATATTTGCTGGGAGAGAGATAACTGTGGTTGTTGCTTCAGAGTCTAGGAAAAGGCCTGAGGAGATGCGTGTGAAGACTAGGACTCGGAGTAG GGAACCTTCAGGCTCCAGAG GACGGTCTCGTTCACGTTCAATCTCTCGTTCACGCTCTCCCCGTCGTCCATCAGACTCTAGAAGCAGATACAGATCAAG GTCTTACTCTCCTGCACCAAGACGAAGAGGAGCAGACTATTCACCATCTCCAAGGAGAAGGCAAGAGGAACGTCCACGATCACCACCAAGAGGTCCTcgtggagaagaagatgtaaAATACAGTCGCAGGTCCTATTCCCCTGGCTATGAAGGTGATGCTGCTCCAGAAAAGGACAGAAATGGAGACAATGAGATTAGAGA GAAACCGGGCTATGAACCAGAGGAAAGGCGTCGTGGTGGAAGAGCTGTTTCAAGGTCGCCATCGGGATCCAGGTCCAGGTCTGTGGAGGCATCTCCAAGGTGA
- the LOC104791834 gene encoding probable receptor-like protein kinase At3g55450 isoform X2 produces MGSCLSSRVLNKSSSGLDDLRLSSYKSSSSSYAGAHKTEGEILSSTSVKSFTFNELKLATRNFRADSVVGEGGFGCVFRGWLDETTLTPTKSSSGLVIAVKRLNPDGFQGHREWLTEINYLGQLSHPNLVKLIGYCVEDEQRLLVYEFMHKGSLENHLFSTGSRDFKPLSWILRIKVALDAAKGLAFLHSDPVKVIYRDIKASNILLDSDFNAKLSDFGLARDGPMGETSYVSTRVMGTFGYAAPEYVSTGHLNARSDVYSFGVVLLELLCGRQALDHNRPAKEQNLVDWARPYLTSRRKVLLIVDTRLNSQYKPEGAVRLASIAVQCLSFEPKSRPTMDQVVRALIQLQDSVVKPANVDPVKDTKKVVGLKIEDTYQKNGLNKKTDGLL; encoded by the exons ATGGGCTCTTGCCTCAGTTCTCGTGTCCTTA ATAAGAGTAGTAGTGGTCTCGATGATCTTCGTCTCTCGAGCtataaatcatcatcatcatcatatgcgGGAGCTCATAAGACAGAAGGAGAGATACTTAGCTCAACGAGTGTTAAAAGCTTCACCTTTAATGAACTTAAACTCGCAACCAGAAACTTCAGAGCTGACTCTGTTGTTGGAGAAG GTGGCTTTGGTTGTGTCTTTAGAGGCTGGCTTGATGAGACTACTCTTACCCCGACCAAATCTAGCTCCGGTCTTGTAATTGCTGTTAAGCGGCTTAACCCTGATGGTTTTCAAGGTCACCGAGAATGGCTG ACAGAGATCAACTACTTGGGGCAGTTAAGTCACCCCAATTTAGTTAAATTGATTGGTTATTGCGTGGAAGATGAACAACGGCTTCTTGTATACGAGTTTATGCACAAGGGTAGTCTTGAGAATCATCTCTTCTCAA CAGGAAGCCGGGATTTTAAGCCGCTCTCTTGGATTCTACGGATTAAGGTTGCACTTGATGCAGCTAAGGGCCTCGCATTTCTTCATAGCGATCCCGTCAAAGTCATATACCGAGACATCAAGGCTTCTAACATCTTACTCGACTCG GACTTTAATGCAAAGCTTTCAGACTTTGGATTAGCGAGGGACGGTCCAATGGGAGAAACAAGCTATGTTAGTACCAGAGTCATGGGTACATTTGGCTATGCCGCGCCAGAGTATGTCTCAACAG gacACTTGAATGCTAGAAGCGACGTATACAGTTTCGGGGTTGTTCTACTGGAACTACTCTGTGGAAGACAAGCACTGGATCATAACCGCCCAGCCAAGGAGCAAAACCTCGTGGATTGGGCTAGACCATACCTCACAAGCAGACGAAAAGTTCTACTGATCGTGGACACTCGGCTTAACTCACAGTACAAACCCGAAGGAGCCGTGAGATTGGCAAGCATTGCTGTGCAGTGCCTCTCATTCGAACCCAAATCGCGTCCTACCATGGACCAAGTTGTCCGAGCCTTGATACAGCTGCAAGACAGCGTGGTTAAACCGGCAAACGTTGACCCGGTTAAGGATACTAAGAAAGTTGTGGGATTGAAAATTGAAGACACGTACCAGAAAAAcggtttaaacaaaaaaactgatgGTTTGTTGTAG
- the LOC104791837 gene encoding 16 kDa phloem protein 2-like isoform X2: MAVGILEVNLISGKNLKRSDFLGKIDPYVEIQYKGQTRKSSVAKDGGRNPTWNDKLRWRAEFPGSGADYKLIVKVMDHDTFSTDDYIGEATVHVKELLEMGVEKGTAEIRPTKYNVVDSDLSFVGELLIGVSYSLLQDRAMDGEVFGGWKHSQFD; the protein is encoded by the exons ATGGCTGTGGGAATCCTTGAGGTTAATCTCATCAGTGGCAAAAATCTCAAGCGATCTGATTTTCTTG GTAAGATAGATCCATATGTTGAGATCCAATACAAAGGGCAAACCCGCAAAAGTAGCGTTGCTAAAG atggaggtaGAAACCCAACATGGAATGATAAACTAAGATGGAGGGCAGAGTTTCCTGGCTCTGGTGCCGATTACAAACTCATCGTCAAAGTCATGGACCATGATACTTTCTCTACCGACGACTACATCGGCGAAGCCAC GGTACATGTTAAAGAGCTATTGGAAATGGGAGTTGAGAAAGGAACGGCAGAGATAAGGCCGACCAAGTACAACGTTGTTGACTCTGATCTCTCCTTTGTCGGCGAGCTTCTCATCGGAGTTTCTTACTCTCTTTTG CAAGACAGGGCAATGGATGGAGAAGTATTTGGAGGATGGAAGCATAGCCAGTTTGATTAG
- the LOC104791834 gene encoding probable receptor-like protein kinase At3g55450 isoform X1 gives MGSCLSSRVLNKSSSGLDDLRLSSYKSSSSSYAGAHKTEGEILSSTSVKSFTFNELKLATRNFRADSVVGEGGFGCVFRGWLDETTLTPTKSSSGLVIAVKRLNPDGFQGHREWLTEINYLGQLSHPNLVKLIGYCVEDEQRLLVYEFMHKGSLENHLFSTGSRDFKPLSWILRIKVALDAAKGLAFLHSDPVKVIYRDIKASNILLDSDFNAKLSDFGLARDGPMGETSYVSTRVMGTFGYAAPEYVSTGHLNARSDVYSFGVVLLELLCGRQALDHNRPAKEQNLVDWARPYLTSRRKVLLIVDTRLNSQYKPEGAVRLASIAVQCLSFEPKSRPTMDQVVRALIQLQDSVVKPANVDPVKDTKKVVGLKIEDTYQKNGLNKKTDGLL, from the exons ATGGGCTCTTGCCTCAGTTCTCGTGTCCTTA ATAAGAGTAGTAGTGGTCTCGATGATCTTCGTCTCTCGAGCtataaatcatcatcatcatcatatgcgGGAGCTCATAAGACAGAAGGAGAGATACTTAGCTCAACGAGTGTTAAAAGCTTCACCTTTAATGAACTTAAACTCGCAACCAGAAACTTCAGAGCTGACTCTGTTGTTGGAGAAGGTGGCTTTGGTTGTGTCTTTAGAGGCTGGCTTGATGAGACTACTCTTACCCCGACCAAATCTAGCTCCGGTCTTGTAATTGCTGTTAAGCGGCTTAACCCTGATGGTTTTCAAGGTCACCGAGAATGGCTG ACAGAGATCAACTACTTGGGGCAGTTAAGTCACCCCAATTTAGTTAAATTGATTGGTTATTGCGTGGAAGATGAACAACGGCTTCTTGTATACGAGTTTATGCACAAGGGTAGTCTTGAGAATCATCTCTTCTCAA CAGGAAGCCGGGATTTTAAGCCGCTCTCTTGGATTCTACGGATTAAGGTTGCACTTGATGCAGCTAAGGGCCTCGCATTTCTTCATAGCGATCCCGTCAAAGTCATATACCGAGACATCAAGGCTTCTAACATCTTACTCGACTCG GACTTTAATGCAAAGCTTTCAGACTTTGGATTAGCGAGGGACGGTCCAATGGGAGAAACAAGCTATGTTAGTACCAGAGTCATGGGTACATTTGGCTATGCCGCGCCAGAGTATGTCTCAACAG gacACTTGAATGCTAGAAGCGACGTATACAGTTTCGGGGTTGTTCTACTGGAACTACTCTGTGGAAGACAAGCACTGGATCATAACCGCCCAGCCAAGGAGCAAAACCTCGTGGATTGGGCTAGACCATACCTCACAAGCAGACGAAAAGTTCTACTGATCGTGGACACTCGGCTTAACTCACAGTACAAACCCGAAGGAGCCGTGAGATTGGCAAGCATTGCTGTGCAGTGCCTCTCATTCGAACCCAAATCGCGTCCTACCATGGACCAAGTTGTCCGAGCCTTGATACAGCTGCAAGACAGCGTGGTTAAACCGGCAAACGTTGACCCGGTTAAGGATACTAAGAAAGTTGTGGGATTGAAAATTGAAGACACGTACCAGAAAAAcggtttaaacaaaaaaactgatgGTTTGTTGTAG
- the LOC104791835 gene encoding serine/arginine-rich SC35-like splicing factor SCL30 isoform X1, with translation MRRYSPPYYSPPRRGYGGRGRSPPPPPRRGYGGGRKGSSHGSLLVRNIPLDCRPEELRAPFERFGPVRDVYIPRDYYSGEPRGFAFVEFVDAYDAGEAQRSMNRRIFAGREITVVVASESRKRPEEMRVKTRTRSREPSGSRGRSHGRSRSRSISRSRSPRRPSDSRSRYRSRSYSPAPRRRGADYSPSPRRRQEERPRSPPRGPRGEEDVKYSRRSYSPGYEGDAAPEKDRNGDNEIREKPGYEPEERRRGGRAVSRSPSGSRSRSVEASPR, from the exons ATGAGGAGATACAGTCCGCCTTATTACAGCCCTCCAAGGAGAGGATATGGTGGTCGTGGTAGAagtccacctcctcctcctcgacGTGGATATGGTGGTGGACGTAAAGGCTCTAGCCATGGTAGTCTCTTGGTTCGTAACATTCCTCTTGATTGCAG ACCAGAAGAGCTTCGTGCGCCCTTTGAGAGGTTTGGACCTGTGAGAGATGTCTATATCCCGAGAGACTATTACTCTGG GGAACCGCGGGGGTTTGCCTTTGTGGAGTTTGTTGATGCATATGATGCTGGGGAGGCTCAAAGAAGCATGAACAGGAGGATATTTGCTGGGAGAGAGATAACTGTGGTTGTTGCTTCAGAGTCTAGGAAAAGGCCTGAGGAGATGCGTGTGAAGACTAGGACTCGGAGTAG GGAACCTTCAGGCTCCAGAGGTCGTTCTCATG GACGGTCTCGTTCACGTTCAATCTCTCGTTCACGCTCTCCCCGTCGTCCATCAGACTCTAGAAGCAGATACAGATCAAG GTCTTACTCTCCTGCACCAAGACGAAGAGGAGCAGACTATTCACCATCTCCAAGGAGAAGGCAAGAGGAACGTCCACGATCACCACCAAGAGGTCCTcgtggagaagaagatgtaaAATACAGTCGCAGGTCCTATTCCCCTGGCTATGAAGGTGATGCTGCTCCAGAAAAGGACAGAAATGGAGACAATGAGATTAGAGA GAAACCGGGCTATGAACCAGAGGAAAGGCGTCGTGGTGGAAGAGCTGTTTCAAGGTCGCCATCGGGATCCAGGTCCAGGTCTGTGGAGGCATCTCCAAGGTGA
- the LOC104791837 gene encoding 16 kDa phloem protein 2-like isoform X1 — translation MAVGILEVNLISGKNLKRSDFLGKIDPYVEIQYKGQTRKSSVAKEDGGRNPTWNDKLRWRAEFPGSGADYKLIVKVMDHDTFSTDDYIGEATVHVKELLEMGVEKGTAEIRPTKYNVVDSDLSFVGELLIGVSYSLLQDRAMDGEVFGGWKHSQFD, via the exons ATGGCTGTGGGAATCCTTGAGGTTAATCTCATCAGTGGCAAAAATCTCAAGCGATCTGATTTTCTTG GTAAGATAGATCCATATGTTGAGATCCAATACAAAGGGCAAACCCGCAAAAGTAGCGTTGCTAAAG aagatggaggtaGAAACCCAACATGGAATGATAAACTAAGATGGAGGGCAGAGTTTCCTGGCTCTGGTGCCGATTACAAACTCATCGTCAAAGTCATGGACCATGATACTTTCTCTACCGACGACTACATCGGCGAAGCCAC GGTACATGTTAAAGAGCTATTGGAAATGGGAGTTGAGAAAGGAACGGCAGAGATAAGGCCGACCAAGTACAACGTTGTTGACTCTGATCTCTCCTTTGTCGGCGAGCTTCTCATCGGAGTTTCTTACTCTCTTTTG CAAGACAGGGCAATGGATGGAGAAGTATTTGGAGGATGGAAGCATAGCCAGTTTGATTAG
- the LOC104791834 gene encoding probable receptor-like protein kinase At3g55450 isoform X3, with amino-acid sequence MGSCLSSRVLNKSSSGLDDLRLSSYKSSSSSYAGAHKTEGEILSSTSVKSFTFNELKLATRNFRADSVVGEGGFGCVFRGWLDETTLTPTKSSSGLVIAVKRLNPDGFQGHREWLTEINYLGQLSHPNLVKLIGYCVEDEQRLLVYEFMHKGSLENHLFSRSRDFKPLSWILRIKVALDAAKGLAFLHSDPVKVIYRDIKASNILLDSDFNAKLSDFGLARDGPMGETSYVSTRVMGTFGYAAPEYVSTGHLNARSDVYSFGVVLLELLCGRQALDHNRPAKEQNLVDWARPYLTSRRKVLLIVDTRLNSQYKPEGAVRLASIAVQCLSFEPKSRPTMDQVVRALIQLQDSVVKPANVDPVKDTKKVVGLKIEDTYQKNGLNKKTDGLL; translated from the exons ATGGGCTCTTGCCTCAGTTCTCGTGTCCTTA ATAAGAGTAGTAGTGGTCTCGATGATCTTCGTCTCTCGAGCtataaatcatcatcatcatcatatgcgGGAGCTCATAAGACAGAAGGAGAGATACTTAGCTCAACGAGTGTTAAAAGCTTCACCTTTAATGAACTTAAACTCGCAACCAGAAACTTCAGAGCTGACTCTGTTGTTGGAGAAGGTGGCTTTGGTTGTGTCTTTAGAGGCTGGCTTGATGAGACTACTCTTACCCCGACCAAATCTAGCTCCGGTCTTGTAATTGCTGTTAAGCGGCTTAACCCTGATGGTTTTCAAGGTCACCGAGAATGGCTG ACAGAGATCAACTACTTGGGGCAGTTAAGTCACCCCAATTTAGTTAAATTGATTGGTTATTGCGTGGAAGATGAACAACGGCTTCTTGTATACGAGTTTATGCACAAGGGTAGTCTTGAGAATCATCTCTTCTCAA GAAGCCGGGATTTTAAGCCGCTCTCTTGGATTCTACGGATTAAGGTTGCACTTGATGCAGCTAAGGGCCTCGCATTTCTTCATAGCGATCCCGTCAAAGTCATATACCGAGACATCAAGGCTTCTAACATCTTACTCGACTCG GACTTTAATGCAAAGCTTTCAGACTTTGGATTAGCGAGGGACGGTCCAATGGGAGAAACAAGCTATGTTAGTACCAGAGTCATGGGTACATTTGGCTATGCCGCGCCAGAGTATGTCTCAACAG gacACTTGAATGCTAGAAGCGACGTATACAGTTTCGGGGTTGTTCTACTGGAACTACTCTGTGGAAGACAAGCACTGGATCATAACCGCCCAGCCAAGGAGCAAAACCTCGTGGATTGGGCTAGACCATACCTCACAAGCAGACGAAAAGTTCTACTGATCGTGGACACTCGGCTTAACTCACAGTACAAACCCGAAGGAGCCGTGAGATTGGCAAGCATTGCTGTGCAGTGCCTCTCATTCGAACCCAAATCGCGTCCTACCATGGACCAAGTTGTCCGAGCCTTGATACAGCTGCAAGACAGCGTGGTTAAACCGGCAAACGTTGACCCGGTTAAGGATACTAAGAAAGTTGTGGGATTGAAAATTGAAGACACGTACCAGAAAAAcggtttaaacaaaaaaactgatgGTTTGTTGTAG